The Myxocyprinus asiaticus isolate MX2 ecotype Aquarium Trade chromosome 39, UBuf_Myxa_2, whole genome shotgun sequence genome window below encodes:
- the LOC127430089 gene encoding scavenger receptor class F member 1-like isoform X1: MDTFLTSFGLMLMCGLCTAQKLSPTGKNVCLNTRNSPTCCSGWGQHGDECTVREYQSLCEGDRACLQDEVCVYPGLCRCKAGFYGYQCKTRCPPEFWGPDCHELCPCHPGGVCDPATGKCSCLPSHWGNLCQNSCKCGRHGKCDPVYGNCTCEEGWWTSTCSKACQCYPGTSTCDQATGRCFCNKGFWGQKCSLRCSCYLSPCQQHTGACQCLHGWWGPSCDRRCNCNLSHAECDPLTGVCLCHPGYKWPLCHEPCSSGNYGSGCKKRCGHCQSGRPCSIQDGLCDACAPGWNGTHCDQRCQEGFYGHHCQEVCPRCRNKDPCDLETGACLHCDPGWTGPRCDKPCTDGTYGDGCRFLCKTCYHGHCDHVTGSCICLPGFQGESCNSSCPVQLYGVNCSSICDCGNHACHPTTGACPNSSRAGLLVGLLIPLLILILALLFCCCCCGGPVEGKEGVAVVDGSPVVRMKHHVYTVLANMGSAMPCITLWSSGLPRVTVSHHDPELTFNHSFIEQPSSGWVTDSFETDDEGEAIYCEPPREDVLTVAGGELQELNSKCNFFLDPSNFSSEDMSQAFGIPRTSSIAKSKRPSVSFAEGTKFSPKERRCSIQDLPGSTRKPKAWGMLMLSALQGGQGNHSEVESKNEEKNEVENASSENQGATTSTPQASDSEKYSSGSKRTHLTVPVGRRRTLSNTRKNAQLQSSSDGDQDTDSNAKKLTTVYVTVGKTPNIVKQESSSEGPVQAMLRRLGSLQRQEATQPKGRGQVIVKPPRRKLGARASVWEQAAGSGHAEVVMRKPSRRKHNSLSSPCTVGPTDFSLDNSTLKRPLSSILMSVPESEVHRSLVEQDAETISQPGCPTEHAYETVAPSEGISTSSEIIINETVVEQVENEANYENVYVKDVYVHS, from the exons gttgcCCTCCTGAATTTTGGGGGCCCGATTGCCATGAGCTCTGCCCCTGCCACCCTGGTGGTGTTTGTGACCCAGCCACGGGCAAGTGCTCATGTCTGCCTAGCCACTGGGGCAACCTTTGCCAAAACAGCTGCAAATGTGGACGTCATGGCAAATGTGACCCGGTCTATGGCAACTGCACTTGTGAGGAGGGATGGTGGACATCCACATGTTCCAAGGCCTGTCAGTGCTATCCTGGCACATCTACCTGTGATCAAGCCACCGGACGCTGCTTTTGTAATAAGGGCTTCTGGGGCCAAAAGTGCAGCTTACGTTGCAGCTGCTATTTGTCCCCTTGCCAGCAGCACACAGGGGCCTGTCAGTGCCTGCATGGCTGGTGGGGTCCGTCCTGCGACCGCCGTTGCAACTGTAATTTGAGCCATGCCGAATGTGACCCATTAACTGGAGTCTGTTTGTGCCACCCGGGTTACAAGTGGCCTTTATGCCACGAGCCCTGCAGCAGTGGAAATTACGGGAGCGGCTGTAAGAAGAG ATGTGGACACTGTCAGAGTGGCAGACCTTGCTCTATACAGGACGGCCTGTGTGATGCCTGTGCACCAGGGTGGAATGGCACTCACTGTGACCAGCGCTGTCAAGAAGGTTTTTATGGTCATCATTGCCAGGAGGTCTGCCCACGCTGCAGAAACAAGGACCCGTGTGACCTTGAAACTGGAGCGTGCTTACATTGTGATCCTGGCTGGACAGGACCAAG ATGTGACAAACCCTGTACAGATGGCACTTATGGAGATGGCTGTCGCTTCCTGTGTAAAACCTGCTATCACGGCCACTGTGATCATGTGACAGGAAGTTGTATTTGTCTCCCTGGCTTCCAGGGTGAGAG CTGTAACAGCTCATGTCCTGTTCAGTTGTATGGTGTTAACTGCTCTTCTATATGTGACTGTGGGAATCACGCCTGCCATCCCACCACAGGGGCTTGCCCAAACA GTAGCAGGGCAGGTCTCTTAGTAGGGCTTTTGATTCCCCTGTTGATTTTAATACTTGCCCTGTTgttctgctgctgctgttgcggAGGTCCAGTTGAAGGAAAGGAAGG AGTGGCGGTTGTGGATGGAAGCCCTGTAGTCCGCATGAAGCATCATGTTTATACCGTGCTGGCCAACATGGGTTCAGCCATGCCATGTATTACTCTTTGGTCATCTGGTCTGCCCAGAGTTACAG TCTCTCATCATGATCCTGAGCTCACATTTAACCACAGCTTCATTGAACAGCCTTCCTCTGGTTGGGTGACTGATTCATTTGAAACAGATGATGAAGGAGAAGCAATCTATTGTGAGCCTCCTAGGGAAG ATGTCCTCACTGTGGCTGGTGGAGAGCTCCAGGAGCTGAACTCTAAGTGTAACTTCTTCCTTGACCCATCAAATTTCAGCAGTGAGGACATGTCACAAGCTTTTGGTATCCCCCGTACCTCCAGCATTGCCAAATCCAAGCGCCCTTCTGTCTCCTTTGCCGAGGGCACAAAGTTTAGCCCTAAAGAACGCAGATGCTCAATCCAAGATCTGCCCGGCTCTACCCGAAAACCCAAAGCCTGGGGTATGCTGATGCTCTCTGCCTTGCAAGGAGGACAGGGGAACCATAGCGAGGTAGAATCAAAAAATGAAGAGAAGAACGAAGTGGAGAATGCTTCCTCTGAGAATCAAGGAGCTACCACTTCAACACCACAAGCCTCAGACTCAGAAAAATATAGTTCTGGTTCAAAAAGAACTCACCTCACTGTTCCAGTTGGGAGACGACGTACCCTTTCCAACACCAGAAAGAATGCGCAGCTACAGAGCTCCTCTGATGGGGACCAAGACACAGATTCAAATGCAAAGAAACTGACAACTGTATATGTGACTGTGGGTAAGACCCCAAACATAGTTAAACAAGAGTCCAGCTCAGAGGGACCTGTGCAGGCAATGCTGCGGAGGCTGGGCAGCCTCCAGAGACAGGAGGCCACCCAGCCCAAAGGCAGGGGGCAGGTGATTGTCAAGCCCCCAAGGAGGAAATTAGGAGCACGGGCCAGTGTGTGGGAGCAAGCTGCTGGGTCAGGCCATGCAGAAGTGGTCATGAGGAAACCTAGTCGCAGAAAACACAACTCTCTCAGCTCTCCCTGTACAGTGGGGCCAACAGACTTTTCCCTGGACAATAGCACCCTCAAAAGGCCCCTGTCTTCCATTTTAATGAGTGTTCCAGAGAGCGAAGTGCACAGATCATTGGTGGAACAAGACGCAGAAACTATTAGTCAGCCAGGTTGTCCAACAGAGCATGCATATGAGACAGTGGCTCCATCAGAAGGGATCTCCACCTCCTCAGAGATTATTATCAATGAGACAGTTGTGGAACAAGTGGAAAATGAGGCAAATTATGAGAATGTTTATGTAAAAGATGTTTATGTACATTCATAA
- the LOC127430089 gene encoding scavenger receptor class F member 1-like isoform X2, whose amino-acid sequence MDTFLTSFGLMLMCGLCTAQKLSPTGKNVCLNTRNSPTCCSGWGQHGDECTVPLCEGDRACLQDEVCVYPGLCRCKAGFYGYQCKTRCPPEFWGPDCHELCPCHPGGVCDPATGKCSCLPSHWGNLCQNSCKCGRHGKCDPVYGNCTCEEGWWTSTCSKACQCYPGTSTCDQATGRCFCNKGFWGQKCSLRCSCYLSPCQQHTGACQCLHGWWGPSCDRRCNCNLSHAECDPLTGVCLCHPGYKWPLCHEPCSSGNYGSGCKKRCGHCQSGRPCSIQDGLCDACAPGWNGTHCDQRCQEGFYGHHCQEVCPRCRNKDPCDLETGACLHCDPGWTGPRCDKPCTDGTYGDGCRFLCKTCYHGHCDHVTGSCICLPGFQGESCNSSCPVQLYGVNCSSICDCGNHACHPTTGACPNSSRAGLLVGLLIPLLILILALLFCCCCCGGPVEGKEGVAVVDGSPVVRMKHHVYTVLANMGSAMPCITLWSSGLPRVTVSHHDPELTFNHSFIEQPSSGWVTDSFETDDEGEAIYCEPPREDVLTVAGGELQELNSKCNFFLDPSNFSSEDMSQAFGIPRTSSIAKSKRPSVSFAEGTKFSPKERRCSIQDLPGSTRKPKAWGMLMLSALQGGQGNHSEVESKNEEKNEVENASSENQGATTSTPQASDSEKYSSGSKRTHLTVPVGRRRTLSNTRKNAQLQSSSDGDQDTDSNAKKLTTVYVTVGKTPNIVKQESSSEGPVQAMLRRLGSLQRQEATQPKGRGQVIVKPPRRKLGARASVWEQAAGSGHAEVVMRKPSRRKHNSLSSPCTVGPTDFSLDNSTLKRPLSSILMSVPESEVHRSLVEQDAETISQPGCPTEHAYETVAPSEGISTSSEIIINETVVEQVENEANYENVYVKDVYVHS is encoded by the exons gttgcCCTCCTGAATTTTGGGGGCCCGATTGCCATGAGCTCTGCCCCTGCCACCCTGGTGGTGTTTGTGACCCAGCCACGGGCAAGTGCTCATGTCTGCCTAGCCACTGGGGCAACCTTTGCCAAAACAGCTGCAAATGTGGACGTCATGGCAAATGTGACCCGGTCTATGGCAACTGCACTTGTGAGGAGGGATGGTGGACATCCACATGTTCCAAGGCCTGTCAGTGCTATCCTGGCACATCTACCTGTGATCAAGCCACCGGACGCTGCTTTTGTAATAAGGGCTTCTGGGGCCAAAAGTGCAGCTTACGTTGCAGCTGCTATTTGTCCCCTTGCCAGCAGCACACAGGGGCCTGTCAGTGCCTGCATGGCTGGTGGGGTCCGTCCTGCGACCGCCGTTGCAACTGTAATTTGAGCCATGCCGAATGTGACCCATTAACTGGAGTCTGTTTGTGCCACCCGGGTTACAAGTGGCCTTTATGCCACGAGCCCTGCAGCAGTGGAAATTACGGGAGCGGCTGTAAGAAGAG ATGTGGACACTGTCAGAGTGGCAGACCTTGCTCTATACAGGACGGCCTGTGTGATGCCTGTGCACCAGGGTGGAATGGCACTCACTGTGACCAGCGCTGTCAAGAAGGTTTTTATGGTCATCATTGCCAGGAGGTCTGCCCACGCTGCAGAAACAAGGACCCGTGTGACCTTGAAACTGGAGCGTGCTTACATTGTGATCCTGGCTGGACAGGACCAAG ATGTGACAAACCCTGTACAGATGGCACTTATGGAGATGGCTGTCGCTTCCTGTGTAAAACCTGCTATCACGGCCACTGTGATCATGTGACAGGAAGTTGTATTTGTCTCCCTGGCTTCCAGGGTGAGAG CTGTAACAGCTCATGTCCTGTTCAGTTGTATGGTGTTAACTGCTCTTCTATATGTGACTGTGGGAATCACGCCTGCCATCCCACCACAGGGGCTTGCCCAAACA GTAGCAGGGCAGGTCTCTTAGTAGGGCTTTTGATTCCCCTGTTGATTTTAATACTTGCCCTGTTgttctgctgctgctgttgcggAGGTCCAGTTGAAGGAAAGGAAGG AGTGGCGGTTGTGGATGGAAGCCCTGTAGTCCGCATGAAGCATCATGTTTATACCGTGCTGGCCAACATGGGTTCAGCCATGCCATGTATTACTCTTTGGTCATCTGGTCTGCCCAGAGTTACAG TCTCTCATCATGATCCTGAGCTCACATTTAACCACAGCTTCATTGAACAGCCTTCCTCTGGTTGGGTGACTGATTCATTTGAAACAGATGATGAAGGAGAAGCAATCTATTGTGAGCCTCCTAGGGAAG ATGTCCTCACTGTGGCTGGTGGAGAGCTCCAGGAGCTGAACTCTAAGTGTAACTTCTTCCTTGACCCATCAAATTTCAGCAGTGAGGACATGTCACAAGCTTTTGGTATCCCCCGTACCTCCAGCATTGCCAAATCCAAGCGCCCTTCTGTCTCCTTTGCCGAGGGCACAAAGTTTAGCCCTAAAGAACGCAGATGCTCAATCCAAGATCTGCCCGGCTCTACCCGAAAACCCAAAGCCTGGGGTATGCTGATGCTCTCTGCCTTGCAAGGAGGACAGGGGAACCATAGCGAGGTAGAATCAAAAAATGAAGAGAAGAACGAAGTGGAGAATGCTTCCTCTGAGAATCAAGGAGCTACCACTTCAACACCACAAGCCTCAGACTCAGAAAAATATAGTTCTGGTTCAAAAAGAACTCACCTCACTGTTCCAGTTGGGAGACGACGTACCCTTTCCAACACCAGAAAGAATGCGCAGCTACAGAGCTCCTCTGATGGGGACCAAGACACAGATTCAAATGCAAAGAAACTGACAACTGTATATGTGACTGTGGGTAAGACCCCAAACATAGTTAAACAAGAGTCCAGCTCAGAGGGACCTGTGCAGGCAATGCTGCGGAGGCTGGGCAGCCTCCAGAGACAGGAGGCCACCCAGCCCAAAGGCAGGGGGCAGGTGATTGTCAAGCCCCCAAGGAGGAAATTAGGAGCACGGGCCAGTGTGTGGGAGCAAGCTGCTGGGTCAGGCCATGCAGAAGTGGTCATGAGGAAACCTAGTCGCAGAAAACACAACTCTCTCAGCTCTCCCTGTACAGTGGGGCCAACAGACTTTTCCCTGGACAATAGCACCCTCAAAAGGCCCCTGTCTTCCATTTTAATGAGTGTTCCAGAGAGCGAAGTGCACAGATCATTGGTGGAACAAGACGCAGAAACTATTAGTCAGCCAGGTTGTCCAACAGAGCATGCATATGAGACAGTGGCTCCATCAGAAGGGATCTCCACCTCCTCAGAGATTATTATCAATGAGACAGTTGTGGAACAAGTGGAAAATGAGGCAAATTATGAGAATGTTTATGTAAAAGATGTTTATGTACATTCATAA
- the LOC127429879 gene encoding NAD(+) hydrolase SARM1-like, giving the protein MILSLVVYLSKICHYFSMFSLNRLSVPEYVSRLHPRRTVSDPKAISPGISTNVQIVLDGSLPLLRSAIKTLKSSKDTGDLEETRRAIAETFQLVKEAWVLPTVGRQVAEEICNRIRLDGGLDLLLQLLQTPAVEITYESAKLLEQILVSENRDYVARMGLGVILNLTREQEDAQLARSVSGILEHMFKHTEETSAQLITHRALDTLLYWCRGTDPTVLRHCAVALANCAMYGGHRCQRMMIEKQAADWLFPLAFSKEDELIRFYACLAVAVLAANREIEKEVVKSGTLELVEPFIASLDPDEFACNLLDSADSMQGRTAADLQHLLPLLDGTRLEGKCIAAFYLCVETSIKSRQRNTKIFQEIGAVQSLKRIVMYSSNATVCTLAKRALTMMGEDVPRRILSSVPNWKRGEVQTWLQQIGFSAFSDRFQELLVDGDLLLNITEQDLIHDLGMNSGLTRKRFLRDLRVLKTYANYSTCDPSNLADLLADIDPRLRQYIYGLVQSGVDRNNIVHITEQQLQSDCHIENGIHRAKILSATRRPAKPCLTDSQPAGPDVFISYRRTTGSQLASLLKVHLQLRGFSVFIDVEKLEAGRFGEKLITSLQRARNFILVLSANALDKCMGDVAMKDWVHKEIVTALNGKKNIVPVTDNFMWPDPASLPEDMSGILKFNGIKWSHEYQEATIEKILRFLQGCPSKEQTDTAKTDKKDSQTK; this is encoded by the exons ATGATTTTGTCCCTCGTCGTTTACCTTAGCAAGATCTGCCATTATTTCTCCATGTTTAGTTTAAACAGACTCTCAGTTCCAGAATATGTCAGTCGACTGCACCCCCGGAGGACGGTCTCTGACCCCAAGGCCATCTCTCCGGGCATCAGCACCAACGTCCAGATCGTGTTGGACGGCTCTCTCCCTTTGCTGCGCTCCGCAATCAAAACACTAAAGTCTTCCAAAGATACTGGAGATCTGGAGGAGACCCGCCGGGCCATTGCCGAAACTTTCCAGCTGGTTAAAGAGGCCTGGGTGCTGCCCACAGTGGGTCGACAGGTTGCAGAGGAGATCTGTAACAGAATCAGGTTGGATGGAGGTCTGGATTTGCTCTTGCAGTTGCTGCAGACACCTGCTGTAGAAATCACCTATGAATCTGCCAAGCTTCTTGAGCAGATACTGGTCTCAGAAAACAG GGATTATGTGGCACGCATGGGGCTCGGTGTCATACTGAACCTCACCCGTGAGCAGGAGGATGCTCAGCTGGCACGAAGCGTGTCGGGCATCCTCGAGCACATGTTTAAACACACAGAGGAGACATCTGCCCAGCTCATCACTCACAGAGCCCTGGACACCCTGCTGTACTGGTGCCGTGGAACAGACCCAACTGTACTGCGCCACTGCGCTGTGGCCCTGGCTAACTGCGCCATGTATGGTGGGCATCGGTGCCAGAGGATGATGATCGAAAAACAGGCGGCCGATTGGCTGTTCCCTCTAGCTTTCTCTAAAGAGGATGAGCTGATCCGTTTCTATGCCTGTCTAGCTGTGGCCGTGCTGGCAGCTAACAGGGAGATTGAGAAAGAGGTGGTGAAGTCTGGCACGCTAGAACTGGTGGAGCCCTTCATTGCCTCGTTAGACCCTGATGAGTTTGCATGCAACCTCTTGGACAGCGCAGACAGCATGCAGGGCCGCACAGCTGCAGACCTGCAACACTTGCTGCCTCTGCTGGATGGCACACGGCTGGAGGGGAAATGCATAGCAGCATTCTACCTTTGCGTGGAGACTAGTATTAAGTCCCGTCAACGTAATACCAAG ATATTTCAGGAGATTGGAGCTGTTCAGAGTCTAAAGAGAATTGTCATGTACTCCAGTAATGCCACAGTCTGCACTTTGGCTAAGCGGGCCCTTACGATGATGGGCGAGGATGTCCCGCGTCGTATCCTGTCATCTGTACCCAACTGGAAGAGAGGAGAGGTGCAGACCTGGCTGCAGCAGATTGGCTTCAGTGCATTCAGTGATCGGTTTCAG GAGCTGCTGGTGGATGGAGATCTACTGCTTAATATCACAGAACAGGATCTGATCCATGATCTGGGAATGAATTCTGGGCTCACTCGCAAGAG GTTTCTAAGAGACCTGCGTGTACTGAAGACCTATGCCAACTACTCAACATGTGACCCTAGTAACCTGGCAGACTTGCTGGCCGACATAGACCCACGATTACGTCAGTACATCTATGGTCTGGTTCAGTCGGGGGTTGATCGAAACAATATTGTCCACATTACAGAACAACAGCTGCAGTCTGACTGCCACATAGAAAATGGCATCCATCGTGCCAAGATTCTCTCTGCCACCCGCCGTCCTGCTAAACCCTGCTTAACTGACTCCCAGCCTGCGGGTCCTGATGTATTCATCAGCTACCGTCGCACCACTGGGTCACAGCTTGCCAG CCTGCTAAAGGTACATCTACAATTACGTGGTTTCAGTGTCTTCATCGATGTGGAGAAGCTGGAGGCTGGCAGGTTTGGGGAGAAGCTGATCACGAGTTTGCAACGAGCACGCAACTTTATCTTAGTGCTGTCAGCCAATGCACTGGACAAATGCATGGGGGATGTTGCCATGAAGGACTGGGTACATAAG GAGATTGTCACTGCTCTAAATGGAAAGAAGAACATCGTCCCTGTAACTGATAACTTCATGTGGCCTGATCCAGCCTCTCTGCCGGAGGATATGAGCGGCATTCTCAAATTTAATGGCATTAA